In Helianthus annuus cultivar XRQ/B chromosome 9, HanXRQr2.0-SUNRISE, whole genome shotgun sequence, the following are encoded in one genomic region:
- the LOC110877514 gene encoding uncharacterized protein LOC110877514 isoform X2 — MTGRKKSKAATNVKKTGSSMAKKARKVVEELVIETTAGAEPVVTKKSALIIEEEMITPIRTPTSQQTPTPPIPPPISPQPQAQQRQQPEQTGPSSVTSSRDFMFDGQPFPNIETNGKIKFLKVTKDLEEDKKLKRSFLKDRLPKAHLQLYLMRLYWKTQGREAEFFKIVEARAAERARKAVESEPAVVIIDKGKKTVDAMPEIVLEPVKEKSPERVIEKDPEPIDITKFILVPDVEQEDDDEEKEDNTESSDHDDDDDDD, encoded by the coding sequence ATGACAGGTCGTAAGAAAAGCAAAGCTGCGACGAATGTGAAAAAGACGGGATCTTCGATGGCTAAGAAGGCAAGGAAGGTGGTTGAGGAACTTGTGATAGAAACAACCGCTGGAGCTGAACCAGTAGTTACAAAAAAGAGTGCACTGATTATTGAAGAAGAGATGATTACTCCTATCAGAACTCCTACATCTCAACAAACGCCTACACCACCTATACCACCACCAATCTCACCACAACCACAAGCACAACAACGTCAGCAACCTGAACAAACTGGTCCTTCATCTGTTACTTCCAGCAGAGATTTTATGTTTGATGGTCAACCGTTCCCTAATATTGAAACAAATGGTAAGATAAAGTTTCTGAAGGTGACAAAAGATTTGGAAGAAGACAAGAAACTCAAAAGATCATTTTTGAAAGATAGATTGCCGAAGGCACATTTGCAGTTGTATTTGATGAGATTGTATTGGAAGACGCAGGGACGAGAAGCTGAattttttaaaatagttgaaGCTAGAGCTGCTGAAAGAGCAAGAAAAGCTGTTGAGTCAGAACCAGCGGTTGTTATTATTGACAAAGGCAAGAAAACTGTTGATGCTATGCCTGAGATCGTGCTAGAACCTGTTAAAGAAAAATCTCCTGAAAGAGTGATAGAGAAAGATCCGGAGCCGATTGATATTACAAAATTCATTCTTGTACCTGATGTTGAACAAGAAGACGATGATGAAGAGAAAGAGGATAATACTGAAAGTTCagatcatgatgatgatgatgatgatgattag
- the LOC110877514 gene encoding uncharacterized protein LOC110877514 isoform X1, whose product MATTDASETTRHQMTGRKKSKAATNVKKTGSSMAKKARKVVEELVIETTAGAEPVVTKKSALIIEEEMITPIRTPTSQQTPTPPIPPPISPQPQAQQRQQPEQTGPSSVTSSRDFMFDGQPFPNIETNGKIKFLKVTKDLEEDKKLKRSFLKDRLPKAHLQLYLMRLYWKTQGREAEFFKIVEARAAERARKAVESEPAVVIIDKGKKTVDAMPEIVLEPVKEKSPERVIEKDPEPIDITKFILVPDVEQEDDDEEKEDNTESSDHDDDDDDD is encoded by the exons ATGGCGACAACCGATGCGAGTGAAACTACAAGACACCAG ATGACAGGTCGTAAGAAAAGCAAAGCTGCGACGAATGTGAAAAAGACGGGATCTTCGATGGCTAAGAAGGCAAGGAAGGTGGTTGAGGAACTTGTGATAGAAACAACCGCTGGAGCTGAACCAGTAGTTACAAAAAAGAGTGCACTGATTATTGAAGAAGAGATGATTACTCCTATCAGAACTCCTACATCTCAACAAACGCCTACACCACCTATACCACCACCAATCTCACCACAACCACAAGCACAACAACGTCAGCAACCTGAACAAACTGGTCCTTCATCTGTTACTTCCAGCAGAGATTTTATGTTTGATGGTCAACCGTTCCCTAATATTGAAACAAATGGTAAGATAAAGTTTCTGAAGGTGACAAAAGATTTGGAAGAAGACAAGAAACTCAAAAGATCATTTTTGAAAGATAGATTGCCGAAGGCACATTTGCAGTTGTATTTGATGAGATTGTATTGGAAGACGCAGGGACGAGAAGCTGAattttttaaaatagttgaaGCTAGAGCTGCTGAAAGAGCAAGAAAAGCTGTTGAGTCAGAACCAGCGGTTGTTATTATTGACAAAGGCAAGAAAACTGTTGATGCTATGCCTGAGATCGTGCTAGAACCTGTTAAAGAAAAATCTCCTGAAAGAGTGATAGAGAAAGATCCGGAGCCGATTGATATTACAAAATTCATTCTTGTACCTGATGTTGAACAAGAAGACGATGATGAAGAGAAAGAGGATAATACTGAAAGTTCagatcatgatgatgatgatgatgatgattag
- the LOC110877514 gene encoding probable DNA-directed RNA polymerase subunit delta isoform X3 — protein MAKKARKVVEELVIETTAGAEPVVTKKSALIIEEEMITPIRTPTSQQTPTPPIPPPISPQPQAQQRQQPEQTGPSSVTSSRDFMFDGQPFPNIETNGKIKFLKVTKDLEEDKKLKRSFLKDRLPKAHLQLYLMRLYWKTQGREAEFFKIVEARAAERARKAVESEPAVVIIDKGKKTVDAMPEIVLEPVKEKSPERVIEKDPEPIDITKFILVPDVEQEDDDEEKEDNTESSDHDDDDDDD, from the coding sequence ATGGCTAAGAAGGCAAGGAAGGTGGTTGAGGAACTTGTGATAGAAACAACCGCTGGAGCTGAACCAGTAGTTACAAAAAAGAGTGCACTGATTATTGAAGAAGAGATGATTACTCCTATCAGAACTCCTACATCTCAACAAACGCCTACACCACCTATACCACCACCAATCTCACCACAACCACAAGCACAACAACGTCAGCAACCTGAACAAACTGGTCCTTCATCTGTTACTTCCAGCAGAGATTTTATGTTTGATGGTCAACCGTTCCCTAATATTGAAACAAATGGTAAGATAAAGTTTCTGAAGGTGACAAAAGATTTGGAAGAAGACAAGAAACTCAAAAGATCATTTTTGAAAGATAGATTGCCGAAGGCACATTTGCAGTTGTATTTGATGAGATTGTATTGGAAGACGCAGGGACGAGAAGCTGAattttttaaaatagttgaaGCTAGAGCTGCTGAAAGAGCAAGAAAAGCTGTTGAGTCAGAACCAGCGGTTGTTATTATTGACAAAGGCAAGAAAACTGTTGATGCTATGCCTGAGATCGTGCTAGAACCTGTTAAAGAAAAATCTCCTGAAAGAGTGATAGAGAAAGATCCGGAGCCGATTGATATTACAAAATTCATTCTTGTACCTGATGTTGAACAAGAAGACGATGATGAAGAGAAAGAGGATAATACTGAAAGTTCagatcatgatgatgatgatgatgatgattag
- the LOC110877518 gene encoding probable caffeoyl-CoA O-methyltransferase At4g26220, whose protein sequence is MGCHGHRTRRWPDDRAFVKDRWRKKTIEVGVFTGYSWLLTALTIPDDGKIVAIDPDRETYEIGLPVMKKAKVEHKFDFIESKALPALDKMLENGCHGHCTRRRPDNRAFVKDRWREKNNRSL, encoded by the exons ATG GGCTGTCATGGGCACCGCACCAGACGCTGGCCAGATGATCGGGCTTTTGTTAAAGATCGTTGGCGCAAAAAAACAATAGAAGTCGGGGTTTTTACGGGTTATTCGTGGCTTCTAACCGCGTTAACAATTCCTGATGATGGCAAG ATTGTAGCAATAGATCCTGATCGAGAAACGTATGAGATCGGTCTCCCGGTTATGAAAAAAGCTAAGGTGGAGCACAAGTTTGACTTTATCGAATCCAAGGCTTTACCCGCTCTTGATAAAATGCTAGAAAAT GGCTGTCATGGGCACTGCACCAGACGCCGGCCAGATAATCGGGCTTTTGTTAAAGATCGTTGGCGTGAAAAAAACAATAGAAGTCTTTAG
- the LOC110877517 gene encoding uncharacterized protein LOC110877517 → MFQHLLGKVSHKALDLLHGEAIRRLDVLERFNSSCGCQMWHSCGLPCACRIEKYMREERPIQLEDIDVFWRKLNFQSCKLIDDSLDVVEELDVVRQQLQSHPPAQQKSLLSKIKAVLTPTKSTKKPPVVQQNTRGRPTTKQVQERLDEASRIDEELRRSSFGDANTCFEGSRQSKYDKPRHSSYVPSQASQQSVIRSQKPKATLSRSKSSKKKETRDDHGFPLIIGDEYVGIIERFKSDIPPVFHPYVSCIRDVMPDGHCGFRSVAVGLGMDQSSWGRIRRDLVQEMDQNESIWFPIFEAWAAGYFYTHRQGLIWDSVAGCGENHWMDFPFAGLLIAQTYGIGVHLLTTTMGASSTYFPILSPPANQQPLFITLTHVNENHFIHVKLEGDYPMPPAHGLWLTHRRPHTEQWEDMYLPRLEWYTSIMNPRPRSNPSLNYIDSYTEE, encoded by the exons atgtttcaacacctacttggaaaagtatcccacaaagcccttgacttgttgcatggagaggcaattaggaggctagatgtcttggagcgctttaattcatcatgtggttgccaaATGTGGCACAGCTGTGGGTTGCCCTGTGCTTGTAGGATAGAAAAGTACATGCGTGAAG AGCGTCCGATTCAACTCGAAGACATAGACGTCTTCTGGCGGAAACTTAACttccaaagttgtaaattgatagACGACTCCCTTGACGTGGTCGAAGAGCTAGATGTTGTTAGACAACAATTACAGTCGCACCCTCCAGCTCAGCAAAAAAGCCTGCTTTCAAAGATTAAAGCGGTGTTGACTCCAACGAAATCTACCAAGAAACCACCGGTTGTCCAACAAAATACTCGTGGCCGACCAACAACAAAGCAGGTACAAGAAAGGTTGGACGAGGCCTCTCGTATAGATGAAGAATTGAGGAGAAGCTCCTTCGGTGATGCAAACACGTGCTTTGAAGGTTCACGACAAAGTAAGTACGATAAACCTCGCCACAGCTCGTACGTTCCGTCTCAAGCCTCACAACAGTCGGttataaggtcccaaaaacccaaagcgaccctaagccgttcaaagagttctaagaagaaagagacacgAGATGATCACGGTTTTCCTTTAATCATTGGGGACGAGTACGTGGGAATCATCGAACGGTTTAAGTCTGACATTCCGCCAGTGTTCCATCCGTACGTCTCGTGCATACGAGATGTGATGCCGgacggtcattgtgggtttcgGTCTGTGGCTGTGGGCTTAGGGATGGATCAGAGTTCATGGGGGCGTATTAGAAGGGACCTTGTCCAAGAAATGGATCAGAACGAATCGATCTGGTTCCCAATATTTGAAGCATGGGCTGCAGGTTATTTTTACACGCATCGTCAGGGCCTAATTTGGGATTCAGTGGCCGGTTGTGGGGAGAATCACTGGATGGACTTCCCCTTTGCAGGACTTCTTATTGCACAAACGTACGGTATCGGGGTGCACCTGTTAACGACAACCATGGGTGCGAGTTCCACTTACTTCCCAATACTAAGTCCTCCGGCTAATCAACAACCATTATTCATAACGCTTACACATGTTAACGAGAACCACTTCATACATGTTAAGCTGGAAGGGGATTATCCTATGCCACCAGCACACGGGCTATGGTTGACCCACCGAAGACCCCACACAGAACAATGGGAAGATATGTACTTGCCACGTCTAGAATGGTATACATCGATAATGAATCCTCGACCAAGATCAAACCCCAGTCTTAATTACATAGATAGTTACACGgaagaatga
- the LOC118481992 gene encoding uncharacterized protein LOC118481992 produces MIPYPGAPPPPEVSFRLAGVQRSMTLAEFAVRSGLYMQEEIETEIYTAGLVVVEKPTLVGFWQVIAGADHWEHDKSKGRVSFVSDPLYRYLHHLLATSISARGYSREWCTTTDLFFLYCLLYRRPCALAHGLAQYFASGHHRQERGFLYGGAYVTVIARSFGLVPHQDPHLRTPAIMPTRMGMPSLWGMRVIKRFPVGPRFKNHEGGVWREEDLPEHFEDVHPPADPADVVPVEDPPEDLDGAAGPQPPPPAGAPQFPRHAIRGGAPGAALHPDVLARLDRLDDLVGWLVRAEQDRREREGLPPIPLPPVRAPHQQQQPQQQHQPQQQHQDSDSDLDA; encoded by the exons ATGATTCCGTACCCAGGTGCTCCCCCTCCGCCTGAGGTTTCTTTCAGGCTTGCTGGCGTTCAGCGTTCGATGACGCTAGCAGAGTTTGCGGTGCGCTCTGGTTTATACATGCAGGAGGAGATCGAGACTGAGATCTACACAGCGGGGCTAGTGGTGGTTGAAAAACCCACTCTTGTTGGGTTTTGGCAGGTGATTGCGGGGGCGGATCATTGGGAGCATGACAAGTCGAAGGGGAGGGTGTCGTTTGTTAGCGACCCACTATACAG GTATCTGCACCATTTGCTCGCCACTTCTATATCAGCGCGCGGCTACAGCCGTGAGTGGTGTACGACCACAGATCTTTTTTTCCTATATTGTTTGTTGTATAGGAGGCCGTGCGCGCTAGCACACGGTCTAGCCCAGTACTTCGCCTCCGGCCATCACCGGCAGGAGCGCGGATTTTTGTATGGCGGGGCGTACGTGACCGTCATTGCCCGTTCATTTGGCCTCGTACCACATCAGGACCCACATCTACGGACGCCGGCCATCATGCCGACGCGGATGGGTATGCCGTCGCTATGGGGGATGAGGGTTATCAAGAGGTTCCCGGTTGGCCCGCGGTTTAAAAACCACGAGGGGGGCGTATGGAGAGAGGAGGACCTACCAGAGCATTTCGAGGACGTTCATCCTCCTGCAGATCCTGCTGATGTAGTGCCCGTGGAGGACCCTCCGGAGGATCTAGACGGTGCAGCGGGGCCACAGCCACCGCCACCTGCCGGGGCACCTCAGTTTCCACGTCACGCTATTCGAGGTGGTGCCCCAGGAGCTGCACTACATCCGGATGTACTAGCCAGGCTTGACAGGCTCGACGATTTGGTAGGTTGGTTGGTACGGGCGGAGCAggatagacgagagagagagggattacccccgataccgcttccaccggttcgagcaccacatcagcagcagcagccgcagcagcagcaccagccgcagcagcagcatcaggattcagattcggatttggatgcatag